Proteins from a single region of Campylobacter sputorum:
- a CDS encoding CsgG/HfaB family protein, which produces MKQKILILVCTAVVFVGCASESSRVVEVPKVEISKVAYQGQKISVSIGRFNNQSSYQNGIFSDGEDRLGNQAQTILATSLQQSGRFDVLDRTNLKAMAQESGFSKTTQDIKGARYIITGDVVEFGRKTVGDHQLFGILGRGKTQIAYSKVNLNIVDVKTSQIVYSTQGAGEYSLSNREVIGFGGTAGYDATLNGRVLSLSINEAVNNLALGLDNKEWK; this is translated from the coding sequence ATGAAACAAAAAATTTTAATTTTAGTATGTACTGCTGTGGTGTTTGTTGGTTGTGCTAGTGAAAGCTCAAGAGTGGTTGAAGTACCAAAAGTTGAGATATCAAAGGTTGCATATCAAGGTCAAAAAATATCAGTATCCATAGGAAGATTTAACAACCAATCATCATATCAAAATGGCATATTTTCAGATGGCGAAGATAGACTTGGAAATCAAGCTCAAACTATACTTGCAACAAGTTTGCAACAAAGTGGAAGATTTGATGTTTTAGACAGAACAAATTTAAAAGCTATGGCACAAGAAAGTGGTTTTTCTAAAACAACACAAGATATAAAAGGTGCTAGATATATTATAACAGGTGATGTTGTTGAGTTTGGTAGAAAAACAGTTGGAGATCATCAGCTTTTTGGAATTTTAGGTCGTGGTAAAACTCAAATTGCGTATTCAAAAGTAAATTTAAATATCGTTGATGTTAAGACTTCTCAAATTGTATATTCTACGCAAGGTGCTGGAGAATACTCTCTTTCAAATCGTGAAGTTATAGGTTTTGGTGGAACTGCTGGATATGATGCAACGCTAAATGGTAGGGTTTTAAGCCTTTCTATAAATGAGGCTGTTAATAATCTAGCTTTAGGACTTGATAATAAAGAGTGGAAATGA
- a CDS encoding DUF4810 domain-containing protein → MKLYKILFLGIFAILLSGCAASKKPIYYWDASYEESIYNYLNEEGDINEQIDNLEKYIQKAYEKNEKVPPGLYAHLGLMYHKNGDDEKFFAYLDKEAELFEESRQYVEFLKSSKTKSIIKTKKDKK, encoded by the coding sequence ATGAAACTTTATAAAATATTGTTTTTAGGTATATTTGCGATACTTTTATCAGGTTGTGCTGCTTCTAAAAAGCCGATATACTATTGGGATGCGAGTTATGAGGAATCCATCTATAACTATCTTAATGAAGAAGGCGATATAAACGAACAGATAGATAATTTAGAAAAATATATCCAAAAAGCTTATGAAAAAAACGAAAAAGTTCCGCCAGGTCTTTATGCACATCTAGGATTAATGTATCACAAAAATGGAGATGATGAGAAGTTTTTTGCTTATTTAGACAAAGAAGCGGAGCTTTTTGAAGAATCAAGGCAGTATGTGGAATTTCTAAAAAGCAGTAAAACCAAATCAATTATAAAAACTAAAAAGGATAAAAAATGA
- a CDS encoding DUF799 domain-containing protein: MRFKFLIFLSFLTLFLFSGCATKEPDIYDYSNFLQSRPKSILVVMPKNESLEPKAATAILANAILPLSEAGYYVFPVTLVNETFKSNGIFSGEDIAQIPLNKLREIYLADSVLFIDVKDYGSRYALLDTQITIEISVKLIDLNNGNLLWDRSEKIIQSASNGNNNIIGMFITAMVAQVVNTVTDNSYNVAKTTDFITFSTDCYKCILHGHRSPNFGKDKQLSK, encoded by the coding sequence ATGAGATTTAAATTTTTAATTTTTTTATCGTTTTTGACATTGTTTTTATTTAGCGGTTGTGCAACAAAAGAGCCCGATATTTATGATTATTCGAATTTTTTGCAATCAAGACCAAAGTCTATTTTGGTGGTTATGCCAAAAAACGAATCGCTAGAACCAAAGGCAGCAACGGCAATTTTAGCAAATGCTATTTTGCCATTAAGTGAGGCTGGGTATTATGTGTTTCCAGTAACTTTGGTTAATGAAACTTTTAAGAGTAATGGGATTTTTAGTGGCGAAGATATAGCCCAAATTCCGCTTAATAAACTAAGAGAAATTTACTTGGCTGATAGTGTTTTATTTATAGATGTTAAAGATTATGGTTCTAGGTATGCTTTACTTGATACACAAATTACAATTGAAATTTCTGTAAAATTAATAGATTTAAACAATGGAAATTTGCTCTGGGATAGAAGTGAAAAGATAATTCAATCAGCAAGTAATGGTAATAATAATATTATAGGAATGTTTATAACTGCTATGGTGGCACAAGTTGTAAATACTGTAACAGATAACTCTTATAATGTTGCAAAAACTACTGATTTTATAACATTTTCTACGGATTGTTATAAATGTATTTTACACGGGCATAGATCCCCAAATTTTGGTAAAGATAAACAGCTTAGTAAATGA
- the selD gene encoding selenide, water dikinase SelD, which translates to MIYNNKKLTKFVKAAGUAAKIDPSGLNKYIGTLLEKNVNLLSSINSNEDAAIFKINEELALVQTLDFITPVVDDPFIYGQIAAANSLSDIFAMGGEVINALNIMGFDSCNFEKSIMSEILQGGKSKINECGGVLVGGHSIETKEMYYGLSVTGKVNPKNFWSNSTAKIGDVLILTKPLGIGVLSTCIKADILNLKEIQEAISYMTQLNFYAISALKDIKVSACTDITGFGLLGHLFEMSRDDISFVLQKDNIPLMKSAIKYANMGFIPAGSYKNMEFVKTYIYSKDEVDILYFDAQTSGGLLLSIEQKDANKTLINLKNAGYEKSAIIGEVCEPKEQKIIIK; encoded by the coding sequence ATGATTTATAACAATAAAAAGCTAACAAAATTTGTAAAAGCTGCTGGTTGAGCTGCCAAAATAGACCCGTCGGGTTTAAACAAATACATTGGCACTTTACTAGAAAAAAATGTAAATTTACTATCATCAATTAATAGCAACGAAGATGCAGCAATCTTTAAAATAAACGAGGAGTTGGCTCTTGTTCAAACTCTTGATTTTATAACGCCTGTGGTAGATGACCCGTTTATATATGGTCAAATCGCAGCTGCAAATTCACTAAGTGATATTTTCGCAATGGGCGGAGAAGTGATAAATGCACTAAATATTATGGGTTTTGATAGTTGTAATTTCGAAAAATCTATAATGAGTGAAATTTTACAAGGCGGCAAAAGCAAAATCAATGAATGTGGCGGAGTTTTAGTAGGCGGACATAGCATAGAAACAAAAGAGATGTATTATGGGTTAAGCGTTACAGGTAAAGTTAATCCAAAGAATTTTTGGAGCAATAGCACGGCAAAAATTGGCGATGTTTTAATTCTTACAAAACCGCTTGGCATAGGCGTTTTAAGCACTTGTATAAAAGCCGATATACTAAATTTAAAAGAAATACAAGAAGCCATATCTTATATGACTCAGCTAAATTTCTATGCCATCAGTGCATTAAAAGATATAAAAGTAAGTGCTTGTACGGATATAACTGGCTTTGGCTTGCTTGGACATCTTTTTGAGATGAGTAGAGATGATATAAGTTTTGTTTTACAAAAAGACAATATCCCGCTCATGAAATCAGCTATCAAATATGCAAATATGGGCTTTATACCAGCTGGAAGCTATAAAAATATGGAATTTGTTAAAACATATATTTATAGTAAAGACGAAGTTGATATTTTGTATTTTGATGCACAAACAAGCGGTGGCTTACTTCTTAGTATTGAGCAAAAAGACGCAAATAAAACACTTATAAATTTAAAAAATGCAGGATATGAAAAAAGTGCAATTATAGGCGAAGTTTGCGAACCAAAAGAGCAAAAAATTATAATAAAATAA
- the yedF gene encoding sulfurtransferase-like selenium metabolism protein YedF produces MQIDCRNMECPKPVIETKNALEKMQIGESLSILVNDTAPLNNVKKFLSNFGMNPSIKNFERYDEICVIKTKDITEINDNEYNCEMPSKRSKLVYFKDDKIGPMPIGETVLTTFLSSLLSSPVKPKYIICVNNSVLMTTNRDHYGYKPLKDLENAGVKIISCGSCLKSLNLVDKLSIGELGNAYEIAVLLMENDVVSL; encoded by the coding sequence ATGCAAATTGATTGTAGAAATATGGAGTGTCCAAAGCCAGTAATTGAGACAAAAAATGCTTTAGAGAAAATGCAAATAGGCGAAAGTTTAAGTATTTTAGTAAACGATACAGCCCCACTTAATAATGTCAAAAAATTTCTAAGCAATTTTGGTATGAATCCAAGTATAAAAAACTTTGAAAGATACGATGAAATTTGCGTTATAAAAACCAAAGATATAACCGAGATAAATGATAATGAATACAACTGCGAAATGCCGTCTAAAAGATCAAAACTTGTGTATTTTAAAGATGATAAAATAGGACCTATGCCTATTGGCGAAACAGTTTTAACTACATTTTTAAGCTCACTTTTAAGCTCGCCAGTAAAACCAAAATACATAATATGCGTAAATAATTCGGTTTTAATGACCACTAATAGAGATCACTATGGATATAAACCACTTAAAGATTTAGAAAATGCTGGTGTTAAAATCATAAGTTGTGGAAGTTGTTTAAAATCACTAAATTTAGTTGATAAGCTTAGTATCGGAGAGCTTGGAAATGCTTATGAAATAGCAGTTTTACTTATGGAAAATGATGTAGTTTCGCTATGA
- a CDS encoding DUF2156 domain-containing protein: MKFDINGYELHKFDIHSKDIMQKYLTELGLDQQVDISDYTFASNYIWLSNSSGFYAIIDDCFCLFIMTGSELSMLLPPLGKLSNLKNAILHCFELMNANNSSQHYARIDYVAEVILEKFATSLDPNAIIFDVFEDFVFEKKLADYIYKTDDLIELKGNSYHTKRTEINKFKNTYPNFRVEELDVAKHKNDIISLSNIWVQERIKYMPKEQIDDFMEGIYQEKTAIKRMLNFYEELELIGIVIYIDDEMHGFTVGEKINEGVASVIIEKTNFQTLGCAQFIFREFSKILKQKYNCEFINVGDDMGFENLKKVKMSYRPFKLDIKYSIYQK, encoded by the coding sequence ATGAAATTTGATATAAATGGTTACGAGTTACATAAATTTGATATACATTCAAAAGATATTATGCAAAAGTATTTAACAGAGCTTGGACTTGATCAGCAAGTTGACATCAGTGATTATACTTTTGCATCAAATTATATTTGGCTTTCAAATTCTAGCGGATTTTATGCGATTATTGATGATTGTTTTTGTCTTTTTATAATGACTGGAAGTGAGCTTAGTATGCTTTTACCGCCACTTGGTAAGCTTTCAAATTTAAAAAATGCGATTTTACACTGCTTTGAACTTATGAATGCAAACAATAGTTCGCAACATTACGCAAGGATTGATTATGTAGCTGAGGTTATTTTGGAAAAATTTGCAACTTCGCTTGATCCTAATGCTATAATTTTTGATGTGTTTGAGGATTTTGTATTTGAAAAAAAATTGGCTGATTATATTTATAAAACAGATGATCTTATAGAGCTAAAAGGAAATTCGTATCATACAAAACGAACTGAAATAAATAAATTTAAAAACACATATCCAAATTTTAGAGTAGAAGAGCTTGATGTTGCAAAGCATAAAAACGACATTATATCTTTAAGTAATATTTGGGTTCAAGAGCGTATAAAATATATGCCAAAAGAGCAGATTGATGATTTTATGGAGGGAATTTATCAAGAAAAAACTGCCATAAAAAGAATGCTAAATTTCTATGAAGAGCTTGAACTTATCGGTATAGTTATCTATATAGATGATGAAATGCATGGATTTACCGTAGGAGAAAAAATCAATGAAGGCGTAGCAAGTGTTATCATAGAAAAGACAAATTTCCAAACTCTTGGATGTGCGCAGTTTATATTTAGAGAATTTAGTAAAATTTTAAAACAAAAATACAATTGTGAGTTTATAAATGTAGGCGATGATATGGGCTTTGAAAATCTTAAAAAAGTTAAGATGAGTTATAGACCTTTTAAACTTGATATAAAATACTCAATTTATCAAAAATGA
- a CDS encoding GNAT family N-acetyltransferase yields MNIIKANPKDINALLDIENEAFGGSGFELSKASFYYHIRKNFFYVVKDDNGEILGYILVFAYLKIPRIYSIAISKNARQKGVGTALINFVLTKFSHLRLEVRKDNKNAIALYEKFGFVVEKILPSYYSDDCDGLFMIKK; encoded by the coding sequence ATGAATATAATTAAAGCAAACCCAAAAGACATAAACGCACTTTTAGATATAGAAAATGAGGCTTTTGGTGGTAGTGGATTTGAGCTTAGTAAGGCAAGTTTTTACTACCACATAAGAAAAAATTTTTTCTATGTTGTAAAGGATGATAATGGTGAAATTTTAGGCTATATTTTGGTTTTTGCTTATCTTAAAATTCCCAGAATTTACTCAATTGCTATTAGTAAAAATGCAAGACAAAAAGGCGTAGGAACCGCACTTATAAACTTTGTACTTACTAAATTTAGCCATTTAAGATTAGAAGTTAGAAAAGACAATAAAAACGCCATAGCATTATATGAAAAATTTGGTTTTGTAGTAGAAAAAATTTTACCATCATATTACTCAGATGACTGCGATGGTTTGTTTATGATTAAAAAATAA
- the rsmA gene encoding 16S rRNA (adenine(1518)-N(6)/adenine(1519)-N(6))-dimethyltransferase RsmA, which produces MIKAKKHFGQNFLKDATVLNKIIQSIPDGEKNLVEIGPGLGDLTNELIKVGNVTCYEIDSDLCENLQSKFGGKIKLICDDALKVWESSSLSDKPYFLVANLPYYVATKMVLNAIDDTLCKGFVVMVQKEVAEKFCAKVGEKEFSSLSIISNLNGDIELLFDVLRTSFNPPPKVTSSVIKFIKQDKKILDDLDYFKFKEFLKICFLSPRKMLIKNLSSKFAKDKLNEIFLNLYIKPTARAHEIDATLYKKIFLNLKAENGRKGNNN; this is translated from the coding sequence ATGATTAAAGCAAAAAAACATTTTGGACAAAATTTTCTTAAAGATGCTACTGTTTTAAATAAAATCATCCAATCGATTCCCGATGGCGAAAAAAACTTAGTTGAAATCGGGCCTGGCTTAGGTGATTTAACAAATGAGCTTATAAAAGTTGGAAATGTTACCTGTTATGAGATAGATTCAGATCTTTGTGAGAATTTGCAATCTAAATTTGGGGGTAAGATTAAGCTAATTTGTGATGATGCATTAAAGGTTTGGGAGAGTTCATCTCTTAGTGATAAACCATATTTTTTAGTGGCAAATTTACCTTATTATGTCGCAACTAAGATGGTTTTAAATGCTATAGATGATACTTTATGCAAAGGTTTTGTTGTAATGGTGCAAAAAGAAGTTGCTGAAAAATTTTGTGCCAAGGTTGGCGAGAAGGAATTTAGCTCACTATCTATCATATCAAATTTAAATGGAGATATAGAGCTTTTATTTGATGTTTTAAGAACTTCATTTAATCCGCCACCAAAAGTTACTTCATCTGTTATAAAATTTATAAAACAAGATAAAAAAATTTTAGATGATTTGGACTATTTTAAATTTAAAGAGTTTTTAAAAATATGTTTTTTGTCTCCACGCAAGATGTTGATAAAAAATTTATCATCAAAATTTGCTAAAGACAAATTAAATGAAATTTTTTTAAATTTATATATAAAACCTACAGCAAGAGCCCATGAAATAGATGCCACCTTATATAAAAAAATTTTTTTAAATTTAAAGGCAGAAAATGGAAGAAAAGGAAACAATAACTAG
- a CDS encoding ribonuclease J: MEEKETITSNSNQEERKFNKQNRYKRHKKNLQRQVKNSNSSNENTQKAGQNNKENLENTACDTAKKKKRHTKKSTSNIRLNGNEEWQVNISEAVEANAAIHDLRLNPLKYYNNTENTVRITPLGGLGEIGANMTVFETNTSAIIVDVGMSFPDENMLGVDILIPDFDYIRKIKNKIKGIIITHAHEDHIGAMPYFFKEFKFPIYATPLPLGMISNKFDEHGLKAEKSYFRPVEKRKIYDIGDFSVEFIHITHSIIDASALAITTKAGTIIHTGDFKIDHTPIDGYPTDLSRLAYYGEKGVLLLMSDSTNSHKEGFTKSEGSVGNTFDDIFSKSKGRVIMSTFSSNIHRVYQAIERGLKYNRKICVIGRSMERNLFTAMQLNYIKIDKKYFIDADEVVKYPDHEVLIVTTGSQGETMSALYRMATDEHKYIKIKPSDQIIISAKAIPGNESSVSTVLNYLLKSGASVAYQDFSEIHVSGHAAKEEQKLMIRLIKPKFFLPVHGEYNHIVKHKETAISCGINEANIYLMNDGDQMEVCGKYLKRVKTVKTGKVFIDNQINKQISDNVVMDRQNLADAGVVIIIAQIDKSQKKLIKTRVMNYGLTNDNQNSNLTKEMEETLIQFLSNVKDEAMSDQKILENQIRQVVRKHIFRKTKKYPIIVPVIYLM; this comes from the coding sequence ATGGAAGAAAAGGAAACAATAACTAGTAATTCTAATCAAGAAGAGAGGAAATTTAATAAACAAAATAGATATAAAAGACACAAAAAAAATCTTCAAAGACAGGTAAAAAATAGCAATAGCAGTAATGAAAATACACAAAAAGCTGGTCAAAATAATAAAGAAAATTTAGAAAATACAGCCTGCGATACAGCAAAAAAGAAAAAAAGACACACTAAAAAAAGCACTTCTAATATAAGATTAAATGGAAATGAAGAGTGGCAAGTAAATATAAGCGAGGCTGTTGAAGCAAATGCGGCTATACATGATTTGCGTTTAAATCCATTAAAATATTATAATAATACAGAAAATACCGTTCGTATAACACCGCTTGGTGGACTTGGCGAGATTGGTGCAAATATGACTGTGTTTGAAACAAATACAAGTGCTATTATAGTTGATGTTGGAATGAGTTTTCCAGATGAAAATATGCTTGGTGTTGATATTTTGATACCTGATTTTGATTATATAAGAAAGATAAAAAATAAAATAAAAGGTATAATTATAACGCACGCTCACGAAGATCATATAGGTGCTATGCCTTACTTTTTTAAAGAATTTAAATTTCCTATATATGCTACACCTCTACCGCTTGGAATGATATCAAATAAATTTGATGAACATGGCTTAAAGGCTGAAAAATCTTACTTTAGACCCGTTGAAAAGCGTAAAATTTATGATATAGGCGATTTTAGTGTAGAGTTTATCCATATAACTCACTCTATAATTGATGCTTCAGCTCTTGCAATTACTACAAAAGCTGGAACTATCATACATACTGGCGATTTTAAAATAGATCATACCCCAATAGATGGGTATCCAACAGATTTAAGTAGGTTAGCATATTATGGTGAAAAAGGTGTTTTGCTTTTAATGAGCGATAGCACAAATTCTCACAAAGAGGGTTTTACAAAAAGTGAAGGTAGTGTAGGAAATACCTTTGATGATATTTTTAGTAAGTCAAAAGGTAGAGTTATAATGAGTACATTTAGCTCAAATATACATAGAGTTTATCAAGCTATAGAAAGAGGACTAAAATATAATCGCAAAATTTGTGTTATAGGTCGCTCAATGGAAAGAAATTTATTTACCGCAATGCAACTTAATTACATAAAAATTGACAAAAAGTATTTTATAGATGCCGATGAGGTTGTGAAATATCCAGACCATGAAGTTTTAATAGTAACAACTGGCTCTCAAGGAGAGACAATGAGCGCACTTTATAGAATGGCTACTGATGAGCATAAATACATAAAGATAAAACCAAGTGACCAAATCATCATCTCAGCTAAAGCAATTCCTGGAAATGAAAGTAGTGTTTCAACTGTGTTAAACTATCTTTTAAAAAGTGGAGCAAGCGTTGCTTATCAAGACTTTAGTGAAATTCATGTCTCAGGACACGCTGCAAAAGAAGAACAAAAACTTATGATAAGACTTATAAAACCTAAATTTTTCTTGCCAGTTCATGGCGAGTATAATCATATAGTAAAACATAAAGAAACTGCTATTTCATGTGGTATAAATGAAGCAAATATCTATCTTATGAATGATGGCGATCAAATGGAAGTATGTGGAAAATATCTAAAGCGTGTTAAAACCGTAAAAACCGGTAAAGTTTTCATAGATAATCAGATAAATAAACAAATTAGCGATAATGTTGTTATGGATAGGCAAAATTTAGCAGATGCTGGCGTTGTGATAATTATCGCACAAATTGACAAATCTCAGAAAAAACTCATAAAAACTCGCGTTATGAACTATGGCCTTACAAATGACAATCAAAACTCAAATTTAACAAAAGAGATGGAAGAAACGCTAATTCAATTTTTAAGCAATGTCAAAGATGAGGCCATGTCTGATCAAAAAATATTAGAAAACCAGATTCGTCAAGTTGTAAGAAAACATATATTTAGAAAAACTAAAAAATATCCTATCATCGTTCCTGTGATTTATTTGATGTAA
- a CDS encoding KpsF/GutQ family sugar-phosphate isomerase codes for MSEILEIAREVLRLEGNELLRNADIIGKDIEDAINLINDCKGKVVVTGVGKSGHIGAKIAATLASTGTPSFFLHPTEAMHGDLGMLQSDDIILAISFSGESDELINIMPHIKRYGNKIIAMAKDKNSSLGKFSDAFIKIDILKEACSIVAAPTVSTTLTLALGDALAVCLMRKNSFKKEDFANFHPGGSLGKRLFLKVKDVMQKAPLPIAQSDISLKLAIDTMTHGKLGSVLLTDKNGNLEAILSDGDLRRALMKENFDINDKAINYATKNPKVITNADMLAYDALKIIEEYKIQLLVVVNESNKPIGVLHIHELTKLGL; via the coding sequence ATGAGTGAAATTTTAGAAATAGCAAGAGAAGTTTTAAGGCTTGAAGGAAATGAACTTTTGCGCAATGCTGATATTATTGGAAAAGATATAGAAGATGCCATAAATTTGATAAATGATTGCAAAGGTAAAGTTGTAGTTACTGGCGTTGGCAAAAGCGGGCATATAGGAGCAAAAATAGCTGCAACTTTGGCAAGCACAGGAACACCTAGCTTTTTTTTACACCCAACTGAGGCCATGCATGGAGATCTTGGTATGCTTCAAAGCGACGATATCATACTTGCCATATCATTTAGTGGAGAAAGCGATGAGCTTATAAACATAATGCCGCACATAAAAAGATATGGTAATAAAATCATAGCTATGGCAAAAGATAAAAATAGTTCACTTGGTAAATTTAGTGATGCATTTATCAAAATTGATATATTAAAAGAAGCGTGTTCAATAGTGGCAGCTCCTACGGTTTCTACGACACTAACACTTGCACTTGGCGATGCGTTGGCTGTTTGTTTGATGAGAAAAAATAGTTTTAAAAAAGAAGATTTTGCAAATTTTCATCCTGGCGGAAGTTTGGGTAAAAGGCTATTTTTAAAAGTAAAAGATGTAATGCAAAAAGCACCTTTGCCTATCGCACAAAGTGATATTAGTTTAAAGTTAGCCATAGATACAATGACACATGGTAAACTTGGCTCTGTTTTGCTAACAGATAAAAATGGAAATTTAGAAGCTATTTTGAGTGATGGTGATTTGCGTAGAGCTTTGATGAAAGAAAATTTTGATATCAACGATAAAGCCATAAATTACGCTACTAAAAATCCAAAAGTTATAACAAATGCGGATATGCTTGCTTATGATGCATTAAAAATTATAGAAGAGTATAAAATACAACTTTTAGTTGTTGTTAATGAATCAAATAAACCAATTGGCGTTTTACACATTCACGAACTAACAAAATTAGGATTATAA
- a CDS encoding pseudouridine synthase — protein sequence MQKMRLNKFISHNTSYSRREADELIKNSKVSVNGRIINDFIEVSGEEKICINGRLVKLKKDFTMIVYNKPKGELVTKKDDRGRRKIYDSLPSGFSKFVSVGRLDFASEGLLLLTDAPAIANALTNSDLEREYYLKIKGEITDEVKTAMKDGFFAKDATKGAHAKTTIKSMEFKPFIAYDIFGSSGGYTKLRVMINEGQNRELRRFFGCFDLEVMDLKRVSYGIIELGMLKEGKWRYFTNSEYDDLRDFLKQNKVYY from the coding sequence ATGCAAAAAATGAGGTTAAATAAATTTATATCTCACAATACAAGTTATTCAAGAAGAGAAGCAGATGAACTTATAAAAAACTCAAAAGTTAGTGTAAATGGTAGAATTATTAATGATTTTATAGAAGTTAGCGGTGAAGAAAAAATATGCATAAACGGGCGATTAGTAAAGCTTAAAAAAGATTTTACAATGATTGTTTATAACAAACCAAAAGGCGAGTTAGTAACAAAAAAAGACGATCGTGGTCGTCGCAAGATTTATGATAGTCTACCAAGCGGTTTTAGCAAATTTGTTAGCGTTGGGCGCTTGGACTTTGCAAGTGAGGGACTTTTACTATTAACAGACGCACCAGCTATCGCTAATGCATTAACAAACAGCGATTTGGAACGAGAGTATTATCTTAAAATTAAAGGTGAAATCACAGATGAGGTTAAAACTGCGATGAAAGATGGCTTTTTTGCAAAAGACGCAACAAAGGGAGCTCATGCAAAAACTACCATAAAATCGATGGAATTTAAGCCATTTATTGCATATGATATATTTGGTTCAAGTGGAGGATATACAAAACTTAGAGTGATGATAAATGAGGGTCAAAATAGAGAATTAAGGCGATTTTTTGGTTGCTTTGATTTAGAAGTAATGGATTTAAAACGCGTAAGCTATGGCATAATTGAGCTTGGGATGTTAAAAGAGGGCAAATGGCGATATTTTACCAATAGCGAGTATGATGATTTAAGAGATTTTTTGAAACAAAATAAAGTATATTATTAA
- the ybaK gene encoding Cys-tRNA(Pro) deacylase has translation MSLKTNAARILDNLNIDYEIKEYCVDENHLDAVHTASKTGISIEKVYKTIVCKADNEHIVACLQGDLSLNLKALAKIAGAKRCELINLKDITKITGYIRGGCSPLGMKKHFRTFIDEKILSQEQICVSAGIRGKQIYIKPNDLIKATNATLCDITQD, from the coding sequence ATGAGTTTAAAAACAAACGCTGCTAGAATTTTAGATAACTTAAATATAGATTACGAGATAAAAGAGTATTGTGTTGATGAAAATCATTTAGATGCAGTGCATACGGCTAGTAAAACTGGCATTAGTATAGAAAAAGTATATAAAACCATAGTTTGCAAAGCAGATAATGAGCATATAGTTGCTTGTTTGCAAGGCGATTTAAGTTTAAATTTAAAAGCATTAGCAAAAATTGCTGGGGCAAAGAGATGTGAGCTTATAAATTTAAAAGACATAACAAAAATAACTGGTTATATCAGAGGTGGCTGTTCGCCACTTGGTATGAAAAAACATTTTAGAACTTTTATAGATGAGAAAATTTTATCTCAAGAGCAAATTTGTGTAAGTGCTGGCATTCGCGGTAAGCAAATTTATATTAAACCAAATGATCTTATAAAAGCAACAAATGCCACACTTTGTGATATTACGCAAGATTAA
- the proB gene encoding glutamate 5-kinase, translating to MKKIVIKVGSHIISEVDHISEERVENLCEFLIQLRQKYEVILVSSGAASAGRVKLHISKDGVVAKQILAAIGQPYLMEIYSKFLSKHKVLASQILLTGMDFDSRKRTLHAKNAIDGLLKNKVLPIINENDATAIEEIVYGDNDRLSASVANYFDADLLVILSDIDGYYDDDPRKNANAKIRPLVKEINEYELNQKPLPGSQMGTGGITTKLKAADFLLKNNKEMFLASGFDLSVAKDFLLHNKQSGGTLFSKKDF from the coding sequence ATGAAAAAAATTGTAATCAAAGTAGGATCTCATATCATTAGTGAAGTTGATCATATTAGCGAAGAAAGAGTTGAAAATTTATGCGAATTTTTAATACAATTAAGACAAAAATACGAAGTTATTTTAGTTAGCTCTGGTGCAGCAAGTGCCGGTAGAGTTAAATTACACATATCAAAAGACGGAGTTGTAGCAAAGCAAATTCTCGCAGCCATCGGACAGCCTTATTTAATGGAAATTTATAGCAAATTTCTTTCTAAACATAAAGTTTTAGCGTCGCAAATTTTATTAACAGGAATGGATTTTGATTCTAGAAAAAGAACTCTTCATGCAAAAAATGCCATAGATGGACTGCTTAAAAATAAGGTTTTACCAATTATAAATGAAAATGATGCAACAGCTATAGAAGAGATAGTTTATGGAGATAATGACAGGCTTAGTGCAAGTGTAGCAAATTACTTTGATGCTGATTTACTAGTAATTTTAAGCGATATAGATGGATATTATGACGATGATCCAAGAAAAAATGCAAACGCAAAAATTCGCCCCCTAGTAAAAGAAATAAACGAATATGAATTAAACCAAAAACCGCTCCCAGGAAGCCAAATGGGGACTGGTGGAATCACAACAAAACTAAAAGCCGCTGATTTTTTACTCAAAAATAACAAAGAAATGTTTTTGGCAAGCGGATTTGACTTAAGTGTAGCAAAGGACTTTTTACTACACAACAAACAAAGCGGTGGAACATTATTTAGCAAAAAAGATTTTTAA